One segment of Phycisphaerales bacterium DNA contains the following:
- a CDS encoding cation:proton antiporter — translation MGMWHVLGDVVLLLGAALLAGLVFERIGLSAIVGYLVAGIILGPSVTGLIDGHGSEISHTAELGVALLLFTIGLEVTVDRLRAFGWLTAMIGSFQVVGTLAVAGLIAWFIGVPAGGALAIGAVAALSSTATVARILESRSELDSAHGRTVFGVLLIQDIATVPLLLLISLLGMGGSFGETAGSIAKLFGNGVALVAVAALLFVFLMPRLLSMTVLTRSRESAILLAVVACFTATWLANYLGLSPALGAFIAGLLLAGSPFAHQIRADVAPLKAILLTLFFASVGMLINISQLGTPTTIGLVIVCAIAIIFGKTVIMYIILRLLGRPDQVSWASGLCLAQIGEFSFVLGGAAVTSGLLNDEIGRQIIVVTFLTLLVAPVLVSHARPIGSRLTKGLAALGFAADVTPSTDRADHRWSDHVVVVGYGPAGRAVVHAVREAGRTPVVIEMNAVTVAAIQHDGIDAVVGVAQHREILEYVEIESAAALVVTVPDYRIATQVVAQARSMVPDLHILSRSRHAKYVQVLRSAGADDIADEEVEVGERLVERLQLWSAEDARLDTDKLEGDT, via the coding sequence ATGGGTATGTGGCATGTACTTGGGGACGTTGTTCTACTGCTTGGTGCAGCGTTGCTGGCTGGGCTTGTTTTTGAGCGTATTGGCCTAAGCGCTATTGTTGGATATTTGGTAGCGGGCATTATTCTTGGCCCGAGCGTGACCGGTCTTATTGATGGACATGGTAGTGAGATTAGTCATACCGCTGAGCTTGGTGTGGCATTGTTGTTATTTACAATTGGTTTGGAAGTGACTGTTGATCGCTTGCGAGCGTTTGGTTGGTTGACGGCCATGATTGGTAGCTTCCAGGTAGTGGGAACACTGGCAGTCGCAGGTCTCATTGCGTGGTTCATTGGTGTGCCGGCTGGTGGTGCGCTGGCTATTGGTGCTGTTGCTGCGTTGAGTTCCACAGCGACAGTAGCTCGTATACTTGAAAGCCGATCTGAACTCGATTCAGCGCATGGGCGCACTGTCTTCGGTGTCTTATTGATTCAAGATATTGCGACGGTGCCGTTACTGTTGTTGATCTCTTTGTTGGGTATGGGTGGGAGTTTTGGTGAAACGGCCGGGTCAATAGCGAAACTGTTCGGTAATGGTGTGGCGCTAGTGGCTGTTGCGGCCTTGCTCTTTGTATTTCTGATGCCTCGACTATTGAGTATGACGGTGCTCACACGAAGTCGTGAATCAGCCATTCTCTTAGCTGTTGTCGCCTGTTTTACGGCTACTTGGCTTGCTAACTACTTGGGCTTGTCACCAGCGCTTGGTGCATTTATTGCGGGCCTGCTCCTGGCGGGTTCCCCATTTGCGCATCAAATCAGAGCCGATGTTGCGCCTCTAAAGGCTATTTTACTCACACTCTTTTTTGCCTCAGTTGGCATGCTCATCAACATCTCACAGCTTGGTACGCCAACAACAATTGGACTCGTGATCGTCTGCGCAATTGCCATTATTTTTGGCAAGACAGTCATCATGTATATCATTTTACGTTTACTGGGTCGGCCCGATCAGGTGTCATGGGCATCCGGTCTATGCTTGGCCCAAATCGGTGAGTTTTCATTTGTTCTTGGTGGAGCAGCGGTGACCTCAGGTCTCCTCAACGATGAGATCGGTCGGCAGATCATTGTGGTCACCTTCTTGACCCTCTTGGTAGCGCCGGTCTTAGTCAGTCATGCTCGGCCGATTGGAAGTAGGCTCACCAAGGGCTTGGCAGCTCTTGGTTTTGCCGCCGACGTGACACCCTCTACGGATCGTGCTGATCATCGATGGTCAGATCACGTGGTTGTTGTGGGTTATGGCCCGGCTGGCCGAGCAGTTGTACATGCTGTACGGGAGGCTGGAAGAACACCAGTCGTTATTGAGATGAACGCTGTAACGGTGGCAGCGATTCAACATGATGGGATTGATGCGGTCGTTGGTGTTGCTCAGCATCGTGAGATCTTGGAGTATGTTGAAATTGAAAGCGCAGCGGCGCTGGTGGTCACTGTGCCCGACTATCGTATTGCTACCCAAGTGGTTGCCCAAGCTCGCTCGATGGTGCCAGATTTGCATATCCTCAGTCGATCACGACATGCCAAATATGTACAAGTGCTTCGTTCTGCTGGTGCGGATGACATCGCCGATGAAGAAGTAGAGGTGGGGGAACGATTGGTGGAGCGACTCCAGCTGTGGAGTGCCGAAGATGCCCGATTAGATACCGACAAATTAGAAGGCGACACCTAG
- a CDS encoding YifB family Mg chelatase-like AAA ATPase, which produces MHSFVLQGIEPTLCEIEIDLSNQGLPRTTIVGLPDAAVREATERVRTAILNSGYRYPANRVTINLAPADLRKEGPVYDLAIATALLIADGTITKKAVPLASNETTCIAPEIQPVPDQYLFAGELALDGRVRSINGAVGLSLLARQQGFRGVIVPHINANEAALVHDIDVIPVEHLEDVVAIFNETVSLNCHPKIDLQSVLSQEQPEVDFAQIRGQEPAKRAMTIAAAGGHNILMLGPPGTGKTLMAKALPGILPPLTSDEALEVTRIYSSTGSLTHDRPVILKRPVRAPHHTASAPAIVGGGPIPRPGDVSLAHHGVLFLDEMPEFSRDVLETLRQPLEDGYVTIARAQGTIRFPARFMLVAAINPTIDGYHTAGGLSTVTRRKISGPIVDRIDVHVEVPEVPISDLISTRTGTSSQQLKKQVQQAWVFQHKRQGQVRNSYLSGPQLDKMAVIDGDGQELLHQSVTSLGLSARGYDKLRRLGRTIADMESSSVVRAHHIAEAVQYRLLDRGAASVR; this is translated from the coding sequence GTGCATAGTTTCGTACTTCAAGGCATCGAACCAACGCTTTGTGAGATTGAAATCGATCTCAGTAATCAAGGTCTGCCTCGGACTACTATTGTTGGTTTGCCTGACGCTGCTGTGCGCGAAGCAACAGAACGAGTTCGCACCGCCATTCTCAACAGTGGCTACCGATATCCTGCCAATCGTGTCACGATTAATTTAGCGCCTGCAGATCTACGTAAGGAAGGACCGGTTTATGATCTCGCTATTGCGACGGCGCTGCTGATTGCTGATGGCACCATTACGAAGAAAGCAGTGCCGCTTGCGAGTAATGAAACGACTTGTATCGCTCCTGAGATCCAACCAGTACCAGATCAGTATCTCTTTGCCGGTGAGTTGGCATTGGATGGGCGGGTTCGATCTATTAATGGCGCTGTCGGGCTCTCTCTATTGGCTCGGCAGCAGGGTTTTCGTGGTGTCATCGTGCCACATATCAATGCGAACGAAGCAGCATTGGTTCATGACATTGATGTGATTCCAGTCGAGCATTTGGAGGATGTTGTTGCGATATTCAACGAAACAGTATCACTGAACTGCCATCCCAAGATCGACCTGCAATCGGTCTTGTCTCAAGAGCAACCTGAGGTGGACTTTGCTCAGATTCGCGGACAGGAGCCAGCCAAGCGAGCAATGACAATTGCTGCGGCTGGTGGGCATAACATTCTGATGCTCGGGCCACCTGGTACTGGTAAGACCTTGATGGCTAAAGCGCTGCCCGGTATTTTGCCGCCTCTCACATCCGATGAGGCGCTTGAGGTGACACGCATCTATTCCTCCACTGGGTCTCTCACACACGACCGCCCGGTCATTCTCAAACGCCCAGTACGGGCGCCCCATCACACCGCCTCTGCTCCAGCGATTGTCGGAGGGGGACCAATACCACGGCCAGGTGATGTGAGCCTTGCTCATCATGGAGTGCTCTTTCTTGATGAGATGCCAGAGTTTAGTCGCGATGTACTAGAGACACTTCGGCAACCGCTTGAAGATGGCTATGTCACCATTGCGAGAGCTCAGGGTACGATTCGTTTTCCTGCTCGTTTTATGCTTGTCGCAGCGATCAATCCAACCATAGATGGTTATCACACTGCTGGAGGTCTTTCGACGGTAACACGTCGAAAGATTTCTGGTCCGATTGTTGACCGTATCGATGTGCATGTGGAAGTACCGGAGGTGCCGATTAGTGATCTTATCTCCACGCGTACGGGTACCAGCTCTCAGCAGCTAAAAAAACAAGTGCAGCAAGCATGGGTGTTTCAGCACAAAAGGCAGGGGCAGGTTCGCAATAGTTATCTCAGTGGGCCGCAGCTGGACAAGATGGCTGTGATTGATGGTGACGGTCAAGAACTCTTGCATCAGTCGGTGACCTCACTGGGCCTCAGTGCGCGCGGCTATGACAAACTAAGGCGTCTGGGGCGCACGATTGCAGACATGGAATCATCATCAGTCGTTCGAGCACATCACATTGCCGAGGCAGTGCAATACCGGTTGCTTGATCGTGGTGCGGCATCAGTCAGGTGA
- a CDS encoding TetR/AcrR family transcriptional regulator, with protein sequence MPVPAQSTRNSLINAAIRVFSASPSATLSDVATEAGVKRVTLHRLFGTKDALMKEVAAQSLREIDKVFAEESQDKGSAIAVIKAIVEAIVPMGDRWHFIWRQYDIWHEPELLKELGRQYEIMAAIVDRAKSEGSIEADIPTRWITASIDAVVFAAFSASQEGNIAVNDASQLALRTLLRGIETK encoded by the coding sequence ATGCCAGTCCCAGCCCAATCAACCAGAAATAGTCTCATCAATGCAGCCATTCGTGTCTTTTCGGCGAGTCCCAGTGCAACGCTGTCTGATGTTGCAACGGAGGCGGGTGTCAAGCGGGTCACCTTGCACCGGTTGTTTGGGACTAAGGATGCTTTGATGAAGGAAGTCGCGGCTCAGTCGCTGCGCGAGATAGACAAGGTCTTTGCAGAGGAAAGTCAGGACAAGGGATCAGCGATTGCGGTGATCAAGGCAATCGTCGAAGCCATTGTGCCAATGGGTGATCGATGGCATTTCATCTGGAGGCAGTATGACATCTGGCATGAACCAGAGCTTCTCAAGGAACTTGGCCGCCAGTATGAGATCATGGCTGCAATAGTCGATCGGGCGAAGTCAGAAGGTTCGATCGAAGCTGATATTCCAACGCGATGGATTACTGCCTCCATTGATGCTGTTGTGTTTGCTGCATTCAGTGCATCGCAGGAAGGTAATATTGCGGTCAATGACGCAAGTCAGCTTGCACTCAGAACATTGCTGAGGGGAATAGAAACAAAGTGA
- a CDS encoding DNA-3-methyladenine glycosylase I, producing the protein MPRCEWCGDDPIYVDYHDKEWGVPEHRDRQLYEKLCLDGFQAGLSWIIVLKKRKSLRLAFDNFDPEKVARFGTRQINRLLKDARIIRSRAKITATIGNAQAWLTIMESGRGSFNEFLWKHVDGAPIVNHRKPTQSCATQTRQSREMAKELKKHGFKFVGPTICYAFMQAVGMVNDHAIDCPRHKQVQLLYDK; encoded by the coding sequence ATGCCCCGATGCGAATGGTGTGGTGATGATCCGATCTATGTCGACTACCACGACAAAGAATGGGGTGTGCCTGAGCACCGAGATCGCCAGCTCTATGAAAAGCTATGTCTCGATGGTTTTCAAGCAGGTTTATCATGGATCATTGTCCTGAAGAAACGCAAGAGTTTACGACTGGCTTTCGACAACTTCGATCCTGAAAAGGTCGCGCGGTTTGGCACCCGTCAAATCAATAGGCTTCTGAAGGATGCTCGCATTATTCGAAGTCGTGCCAAGATTACGGCGACGATTGGTAACGCCCAAGCCTGGCTCACCATTATGGAATCAGGACGTGGTTCCTTCAACGAATTTCTTTGGAAGCATGTCGATGGAGCGCCAATTGTCAACCACAGAAAGCCAACGCAGTCGTGCGCCACTCAAACCAGACAGAGCCGAGAGATGGCAAAGGAACTTAAAAAACATGGCTTTAAGTTTGTCGGACCAACCATTTGTTATGCATTCATGCAAGCTGTGGGCATGGTCAACGACCATGCCATTGACTGCCCACGGCATAAGCAGGTGCAACTGCTTTACGATAAATAA
- a CDS encoding serine hydrolase, which yields MKTKIVIALLVGLITSTAGAQAPIDTNAIDQVFSKWDKPDSPGCTVAILKDGNIVYAKGFGMANLDYLVPNQPNTVFRIASTSKQITAALMALLAQEGVLSLDDDIRKWIPEIPDYGKTITIKDLIYHVSGLRDYTSIMYLNDTLDDHCSDEEALAIISRQKGVNFDPGTRFSYCNTGYFLLSVICERATGQTIRESAEDYIFEPLKMTHTHFQDDYREVIPNRAIGYERDDDRDWKISTTRMEMCGDGGIFTTVEDYALWDENFYTGQVGGPNFLKTIQTPGGMNAGQPQGYAFGLDINEHRGLPVVSHGGAWVGYRAEMIRFPEQHFSVICFSNAANCSPTKLCYEVADICLEDIYPKEEAKEPQAQEPPSNEDREGKKTKQKKNVDLTPAQLRHCLGRYYSEELGMLCHIEMNDGALALRVSGDVYDLRAISPDRFRGAFNTQLTFQKHEGEITGFLLDQDDLHGLKFERIEPHPSR from the coding sequence ATGAAAACAAAGATTGTAATCGCGCTATTGGTTGGCCTTATCACTTCAACCGCAGGTGCTCAGGCCCCAATTGATACCAATGCGATTGATCAGGTCTTCTCCAAATGGGATAAGCCTGATTCACCAGGTTGCACCGTTGCCATCCTAAAGGATGGAAACATCGTCTACGCCAAAGGGTTTGGTATGGCGAATCTTGATTACCTGGTGCCAAACCAACCCAACACTGTCTTCCGCATTGCTTCGACTTCAAAGCAAATTACTGCAGCACTCATGGCCCTACTTGCTCAAGAAGGCGTTTTGTCACTGGACGATGACATCCGAAAATGGATTCCTGAGATACCCGATTACGGCAAGACCATCACCATAAAAGATTTGATTTATCACGTCAGTGGCTTACGCGATTACACCAGCATCATGTATTTGAATGACACGCTTGATGATCATTGCAGCGATGAAGAAGCCTTGGCGATCATCTCCCGGCAGAAAGGGGTTAATTTCGACCCTGGAACTCGATTCAGTTACTGCAATACCGGCTACTTTTTACTTTCCGTGATTTGTGAGCGAGCGACTGGGCAAACCATTCGAGAATCTGCAGAAGACTATATTTTCGAACCCTTAAAAATGACGCATACTCATTTTCAGGACGACTACAGAGAGGTGATACCGAATCGAGCAATTGGATACGAACGCGATGATGATCGAGACTGGAAGATCTCAACAACGCGCATGGAAATGTGTGGCGACGGTGGCATTTTCACAACAGTCGAAGATTATGCCCTTTGGGATGAAAACTTTTATACCGGGCAAGTTGGTGGCCCCAACTTCCTAAAAACGATTCAAACCCCTGGTGGCATGAATGCTGGGCAGCCTCAAGGCTACGCCTTTGGCCTCGACATTAATGAACACCGAGGCCTGCCGGTCGTTTCTCATGGGGGCGCTTGGGTTGGCTATCGCGCTGAGATGATCCGTTTCCCAGAGCAGCACTTCTCTGTGATTTGTTTTTCAAATGCTGCCAACTGTTCACCAACGAAACTCTGCTATGAGGTTGCTGATATCTGTCTAGAAGACATCTATCCAAAAGAAGAAGCAAAAGAGCCACAAGCACAAGAACCCCCAAGCAACGAAGATCGTGAAGGCAAAAAAACTAAACAAAAGAAAAACGTGGATCTCACTCCAGCGCAACTGCGTCATTGCCTGGGACGCTATTACAGTGAAGAATTAGGAATGCTCTGTCATATCGAAATGAACGATGGTGCCTTGGCGCTTCGTGTAAGCGGTGATGTATACGATCTTCGCGCCATAAGCCCCGATCGATTTCGTGGCGCGTTCAATACCCAACTTACCTTCCAAAAACATGAAGGCGAGATCACAGGATTTCTTCTTGATCAAGATGATCTACATGGGCTAAAGTTTGAGCGAATCGAACCCCATCCATCTCGTTAA
- a CDS encoding proline dehydrogenase family protein, whose amino-acid sequence MVFGLLKSRRAKASQASSNDQTVHIDGELEPHIHEVGKKLLKLSDEQKQSLLSTAFWSDKLMNWAMQDEAFKVQLFRFVDTFPMLKTPEQVHDHLTDYLSQPGVTLPSGLGIGLKGGGLFKGQMTNLVTGRIKAMAQRFIAGEDARSAVPYLEKRWLKNVAFSVDLLGEACVSHAEAKVYQNRYLKLTQEIPELAAAWPANPLLETDHLGPIPRTNLSIKISSLFSNTDPIDAEGSISALVKQLGPILQSAKEHNALINFDMEQFELKDLTLDLFMRCCETYDFEAGIAMQAYLRTGDDDARRIVKWAAESGRQVTVRLVKGAYWDYEVIHAEQMGWPVPVWTTKSDTDACFERMTQIFVDAIPTSRDQGGVKLALGSHNVRSIAAAIAMIEQRGLPHNAIELQMLHGMADRIKDAAIAMGFRLREYVPVGEMIPGMAYLVRRLLENTSNESWLLSEAGSESDIDSLLASPHRDEKEESPLGRLDQAAERHHLSVAAEGVGDDRPFFSEPMRDFADAKQHTAYSKAIDKYAVPRVAIDATVDDANKVVTTCAEAFPAWRDTAPRERSKVLVNAAQLMRERRDELSAIVLKESGKTWREADADVCEAIDFLEYYAREAISLFELHRLGAFIGELDQQWHQPRGVAVVISPWNFPLAICTGMTSAALVTGNTVVVKPAEQTPAIAKIMCDILWQAGAPKQVLQFISGPGETVGAALVRDPRVSLIAFTGSKAVGLDIISAAANTPNDQNFVKKVICEMGGKNSIIIDTSADLDEAVLGVRASAFGFQGQKCSACSRVITVGDVHKQFVERLVESTRTLVVGKPVSPGTDIGPVIDQEAANKIRSYVELGKQEATLALGSEVPAGLENEVGMPYVTPHIFTNVGPEDRLAQEEIFGPVLAVIQATDFEDALRIANNTQYKLTGGVFSRKPAHLDMARDQFRVGNLYLNRTCTGALVGRQPFGGFGLSGIGSKAGGSDYLLQFVEPRCVSENTMRRGFAPGL is encoded by the coding sequence GTGGTATTCGGTCTATTGAAATCGCGTCGCGCCAAAGCATCGCAAGCAAGTAGCAATGATCAAACCGTTCATATTGACGGTGAACTCGAGCCTCATATTCATGAGGTAGGCAAGAAGCTTCTTAAGCTTTCTGACGAGCAGAAGCAAAGCTTGCTTTCAACTGCTTTTTGGTCAGACAAACTCATGAACTGGGCCATGCAAGATGAAGCCTTCAAAGTTCAGTTGTTTCGATTCGTCGATACATTCCCGATGCTTAAGACGCCTGAGCAGGTCCATGACCACTTGACCGACTATCTCTCCCAACCGGGTGTCACGTTGCCATCGGGGTTAGGTATTGGTCTTAAGGGCGGGGGTCTCTTTAAAGGACAAATGACTAATCTGGTCACCGGTCGCATCAAGGCGATGGCCCAGCGATTTATTGCTGGCGAAGATGCTCGCTCAGCGGTCCCCTATCTGGAAAAACGCTGGCTTAAAAATGTTGCTTTTTCAGTCGACCTGCTCGGTGAAGCGTGTGTGAGCCATGCAGAAGCAAAGGTTTACCAGAACCGTTACCTCAAACTCACCCAAGAGATTCCTGAGCTTGCCGCTGCATGGCCGGCCAATCCACTCCTCGAAACGGACCACCTTGGACCAATTCCTCGCACCAATCTCTCAATCAAGATCAGTTCCCTCTTTTCAAATACTGATCCGATTGATGCTGAAGGTTCTATCTCGGCACTCGTAAAACAACTGGGCCCCATCCTCCAATCTGCGAAAGAGCATAATGCGCTTATCAACTTTGATATGGAGCAGTTTGAGCTGAAGGATCTCACCCTTGATCTATTCATGCGGTGCTGCGAAACGTATGACTTTGAAGCAGGCATCGCCATGCAAGCCTACTTACGGACTGGTGATGATGATGCTCGGCGAATTGTTAAGTGGGCCGCTGAATCTGGCCGTCAGGTCACTGTACGCCTGGTCAAGGGTGCATACTGGGATTACGAAGTCATCCATGCTGAGCAAATGGGCTGGCCGGTGCCAGTTTGGACCACCAAATCAGATACCGATGCCTGCTTTGAGCGTATGACACAGATCTTTGTTGATGCAATTCCAACGAGCCGCGACCAAGGTGGTGTAAAACTTGCTTTGGGATCACACAACGTACGTTCAATTGCTGCTGCGATCGCGATGATCGAACAGCGAGGTCTGCCGCACAATGCTATTGAACTCCAGATGCTTCATGGCATGGCTGATCGAATTAAAGACGCTGCTATTGCCATGGGCTTTCGACTGCGAGAATACGTTCCTGTCGGCGAAATGATTCCAGGCATGGCCTACCTTGTTCGTCGACTTCTTGAGAATACGTCTAACGAATCATGGCTTCTCTCCGAAGCTGGTTCAGAAAGCGATATCGATTCCCTTCTTGCCAGCCCTCATCGTGATGAGAAGGAAGAGTCACCTTTAGGTCGTCTGGATCAAGCTGCCGAACGCCACCATTTATCAGTTGCTGCCGAGGGCGTAGGTGATGACCGCCCCTTCTTCAGCGAACCAATGCGCGACTTTGCCGATGCCAAGCAGCACACTGCTTACAGCAAGGCGATCGACAAATACGCGGTCCCTCGTGTTGCTATTGATGCCACGGTCGATGATGCCAACAAGGTAGTGACAACCTGCGCTGAAGCCTTCCCCGCATGGCGTGACACAGCACCCCGTGAAAGATCCAAGGTGCTTGTCAACGCGGCTCAGTTGATGCGTGAGCGCCGCGATGAACTGTCGGCGATTGTGCTGAAAGAGTCTGGTAAGACTTGGCGCGAGGCCGACGCTGACGTCTGTGAGGCCATTGACTTCCTTGAATATTACGCTCGCGAGGCGATCAGCCTCTTTGAATTGCATCGACTCGGCGCCTTTATTGGCGAGCTGGATCAACAGTGGCACCAACCGCGTGGCGTCGCAGTGGTCATCAGCCCGTGGAACTTCCCACTCGCAATCTGTACCGGCATGACCAGCGCCGCATTAGTGACGGGCAATACTGTTGTCGTCAAGCCCGCTGAGCAGACACCGGCGATTGCAAAAATCATGTGCGATATTCTCTGGCAAGCTGGAGCTCCGAAACAGGTGCTGCAGTTTATATCAGGGCCAGGCGAGACGGTCGGCGCTGCACTCGTCAGAGACCCACGTGTTTCGTTGATCGCATTCACAGGTTCCAAAGCAGTGGGCCTTGACATTATCTCTGCTGCAGCCAACACCCCCAACGACCAGAACTTTGTGAAGAAAGTTATCTGTGAGATGGGCGGTAAGAACTCGATCATCATCGATACTTCGGCCGATCTTGATGAAGCAGTGTTGGGTGTGCGTGCCAGTGCCTTTGGTTTCCAAGGCCAAAAGTGCTCTGCATGTAGCCGAGTGATTACGGTTGGTGATGTACACAAACAATTTGTTGAGCGTCTCGTCGAATCAACACGCACCTTGGTTGTCGGTAAGCCTGTGTCGCCTGGAACAGACATTGGACCCGTCATCGACCAAGAGGCTGCCAACAAAATTCGCAGCTATGTCGAGCTTGGCAAACAAGAGGCGACACTTGCACTGGGATCCGAAGTGCCTGCTGGCCTCGAAAATGAAGTTGGAATGCCATATGTCACGCCTCACATCTTTACAAATGTTGGTCCTGAAGACCGCTTGGCCCAGGAAGAAATCTTCGGCCCAGTTCTGGCCGTCATTCAAGCGACAGACTTTGAGGACGCACTGCGTATTGCGAATAACACACAGTACAAGCTGACTGGAGGCGTCTTTAGTCGCAAGCCCGCTCACCTGGACATGGCCCGCGATCAATTTCGTGTCGGCAATCTGTATCTCAACCGCACTTGCACAGGCGCCCTGGTTGGCCGACAACCGTTTGGTGGGTTTGGCCTCTCCGGCATTGGTTCTAAAGCTGGTGGCTCAGACTACCTCCTTCAATTTGTTGAGCCGCGTTGCGTCAGTGAAAACACCATGCGACGTGGGTTTGCGCCAGGGCTGTAG
- a CDS encoding glycosyltransferase, translating into MHVLMLGWEFPPYITGGLGTACQGLTKALDQRDVKITFLLPKAIGTEAPSHINLIGTDTPRQPMTATAADPAGSRTISEISDDLTNTEFIEIEAGFANPYARPAQHEFVERQSVTPGKKISREVLIDPITGNAIEPEDASMEESDSDYGGDLLSKIRQYASFCLKAAKGLEFDVIHAHDWMTFPAGLLLARATGRPLVCHVHSTEFDRSGEHPNQMIYDIERRGAHGAMRVIAVSRLTQDLLVYRYGMDRNRISVVYNGVDLEPTQNDPKYGIKGDDKIVLYLGRITMQKGPEYFIQAAARVLEVMKNVKFVVAGDGDMARSMIEMAAKLGIGHKVLFTGFLRGKDIERVFQMADLYVMPSVSEPFGIAPLEAMIRDVPVLISKSSGVSEVLTHALKVDFWDTDAMANKIVAVLRHPPLGNTLRKQGAFEVRGLNWEGAAERVDRVYNQVVDAMKANSVTAH; encoded by the coding sequence ATGCACGTGCTCATGCTTGGTTGGGAATTTCCTCCATATATCACAGGTGGCCTTGGGACAGCCTGTCAAGGATTGACCAAAGCGCTTGATCAGCGTGATGTCAAAATTACCTTTTTGCTACCAAAAGCGATCGGTACCGAAGCACCATCACATATCAACCTGATTGGTACCGATACGCCGCGGCAACCGATGACTGCTACCGCAGCGGATCCTGCTGGAAGCCGAACAATCAGTGAGATCTCAGATGACCTCACGAATACAGAATTTATTGAAATCGAAGCTGGTTTTGCGAATCCTTATGCACGTCCAGCTCAGCATGAATTTGTTGAACGCCAGTCAGTCACACCGGGCAAAAAGATCTCGCGTGAGGTACTCATCGATCCAATCACCGGCAATGCCATCGAGCCGGAAGACGCTTCAATGGAAGAAAGCGATTCTGACTATGGCGGCGACCTACTTAGCAAGATCAGACAGTACGCCTCGTTTTGTCTTAAGGCTGCCAAGGGTTTGGAATTTGACGTCATCCATGCACATGATTGGATGACCTTCCCTGCTGGACTCCTGTTGGCTCGAGCGACGGGGCGACCACTTGTATGTCATGTGCATTCAACAGAGTTTGACCGATCTGGCGAACATCCCAACCAGATGATCTATGACATCGAACGCCGTGGTGCTCATGGGGCAATGCGTGTCATTGCAGTGAGTCGCCTGACGCAGGATCTACTTGTGTACCGATATGGCATGGATCGAAATAGAATCTCAGTGGTTTACAACGGGGTCGATCTTGAGCCAACACAAAATGATCCTAAATATGGAATCAAGGGAGATGACAAAATCGTCCTTTACTTAGGGCGAATCACGATGCAGAAAGGCCCGGAGTATTTTATTCAGGCCGCTGCTCGTGTCCTAGAGGTCATGAAAAACGTTAAGTTCGTGGTAGCAGGCGACGGTGACATGGCACGTAGCATGATTGAAATGGCTGCAAAACTTGGCATTGGCCACAAGGTGCTCTTTACTGGTTTCTTGCGTGGCAAGGACATTGAACGGGTTTTTCAAATGGCCGATCTGTATGTGATGCCGTCTGTTTCTGAACCGTTCGGAATTGCCCCACTGGAAGCCATGATTAGAGATGTTCCAGTTCTGATTAGTAAGTCATCTGGTGTGAGTGAAGTACTCACTCATGCACTTAAAGTAGACTTCTGGGATACTGATGCGATGGCAAATAAGATTGTCGCAGTACTAAGGCATCCACCTCTTGGTAATACACTTCGCAAGCAAGGTGCCTTTGAAGTACGTGGTCTGAACTGGGAAGGCGCTGCAGAACGGGTCGATCGGGTTTATAACCAAGTGGTAGATGCAATGAAAGCAAATAGCGTCACCGCTCATTGA